The segment AACCACGCCCACCATCACCAGGCCCACGAGGAACATCAGCGGGCCCAGCACCCGCCGAACGCCCGTGAAGAAGTGGCCGGAGGCGGTCATGCTGCCGCCGAAGGCGTATACAGCCACGGCGCCCAGCACAAGGTATACCAGCACGCGCGCCCCCACGAAGGCCAGGCTGCGCGGCCACACCCCCCCGGCGTGCCCGTCCCGCGCGACGTACGCGAGGGTCGCCGCACCTGTCGAAAGCTGGCAGGGGGCGGTGGCGGCCAGCAGGCCCAGCAAGAACGGCGTGAGCAGCGAGGCACCCGTCCGTGCTCGCAGGGCCGTGACGGGGCCTGCCAGGGCGGCATTCAGGGTGCCGCTCAGCCGGTACAGGTCGAGGGCCACTTCCCGCAGGACCGGGAAGGCGGCTGGCCACGCGAGGAGGAGCGCGGCGACGAGGGTGCCTGCCGCGGCGAGCTGCCAGCGCGGCGTCACTGGCTCCAAGTCTTTCCCCCGTCCGCCGAGCGGTACACCGCGCCGCTTTCACCGGCGGCATACAGCCTCGTCTCGTCCCGGGGGTCGGTGGTGACCAGCAGCGCGCCTTCAGGCAGCCCCAGGTTCGTCCAGCTCGCGCCCCGGTCCTCCGAACGCGCCACACCGGCGGGACCAGCAAGATAGACGTTCCCGCTCACAGGATGAACGTCGAGGCCGGAACCGGCGGCCCGCGGCGCGGCTCCGGCACGTCGCCAGGTCGTGCCGCCATCCGAAACGGTCAGCCCCTCCCCCATGCTGAGGGCATAAAGCCGTGGGATCTCCCCCAGGCCTGCCGCGAGCGCCATCGCGCCCGCCGTGGCCGGGGAAACGAAGCGCCAGTCCTGCCCGTTCTCGGCGCGGTAGAGGCCCTGCCCGGCGATATTCGCGTACCACACGCTCGGCCGACTCGGCAGGGTCACGAACCCGTGGATGTCCGTGCCCGGCAGATTCCCGAATCCGGTCTCCTGCCAGGTCTGCCCGCCGTCCCGGCTGACCTTCAGCACGTCGTGCCCGGCCATCACCAGGGTGCCGGGCATCGCAGGGACAAGCGACATGGCGTCTCCGGCACCGTTGGCAGCGCCCCAGGTCCTTCCGCCGTCCGCGCTGACCGAAACGCCCGCGTGCTCCCCATACAATAGGCGGCCATCTGGGAGGACCCGCAGGGCGTGGAAGTCGCCGCTCAGCCGCCCCGCGGCCTGAGCCGGAGTGCCCTGCGTCTGCCACCACAGCGCGCCGCCCAGCACGGCCGCGGTCAGCAGGGCCACGGGCAACGCAGCGCGGCACCAATGCCGAGCGTTCGTCGTCATGTCACGCGCTCCCGGCCAGCCCCGGAGCAGACGCAGGGGCCTGGGGCGGCGCGGCGTGTCTGATCCACAGCATCGAGAGCGGGCACGCGGCGGCCAGCAAGAAGGGCAGCGCCGCCACAGGAGTTACGGAGAACACCGTCCAGCACAATGTCACGGCGATGGTGAGGCCCAGGGCGACCTCCCAGTCCAAGCACATTCCCAAAGGTTTCACGGACTTCACCATAGAGAAGGTCTGTTCAGTTTCGGTAAAGCCGGGGGCCAGCCGGAGGACGGAGGCCCGCTCCTCCGGATTCCGGTTCAGCGGTCGGCCCTCCCGGGCGGCTCAGCGGGCTGCACTCGGCTCAGGGGCGTCTTGCCCAGCGCGGTCCGCAAAAAGCTGCTCCACCACCTCTACGCGCACGTCCGCGGAGATGACGCCCCGCCTCCCCAGGGCGGCTTCCAAGTTCGCCTCGACGCTCCCCGGGAGAAAGAGGTGCAGCCGGGCGTTTACCGTGTCGCCCTGGGCTACCGCGCGCTCTTCATGCCAATGACCTGTCCCGTGGCGCTGGCAGCGTCCCTGCACCATGAGTACCCCAGGTCAGCCTGGTCTTCCCGGGCTACTGGGGGTCCTGGGACGACCGAAGGCTCGAGCAACAGCATGTGCGGCTTTGCACAAGTTTTACACACCCGCCCTAGCATGACGTCGGACCTAGGACGGCACGCGAGAACGGCAGGAGCCGGATTGCCTTCACGCCGTCCCGGTTTTCCGGAGGAAGCCATGTCTACTCGTATGCTGCAAGTCGTTCCGCTGTTGGGGTTGTTCCTGGGCGTGTCCACCGCGACCACCCTGGGCGGAGGAGGGGCGCCGAATGTGCGCGGAAGTGTCTGGGTCGCGAATGAGACGACAGGGAGCCTGACGGTGATCGACGCCGCCACCCGGCGCGTCCAGGCCACCCTGAGCGGGGTGCCCTCGCCCCACAACGTTCAGCTCGCTCCCGACGGCAAGAGCGTCTGGGCCGTGCTGGGCGAGCAGGGGCGGGCGGTCAAGATTGACGCGGCCAGCTACCGGCTGCTGGGCAGCGTCCCGACCGGGGCGTCTCCTGCCCACGTCATCGTCAGCCCTGACGGAAAGCGCGCATACGTCACGAATGGCGAGGACGGCACCGTCACCATCATCGACGCCGCCACGCTTCAGCCCCTGGCGACCGTGAAGGTGGGGGCGCACCCGCACGGCCTGCGCCCCAGCCCGGACGGGCGGTGGGTCCTCGTGGCGAACACCGGCGGGAACAGCGTGAGCTGGATCGACGCCCGGACGTCCCGTACGGTCGCGGAGCTTCCGGTCGGCCGCGCCCCGGCGCAGGTCGCGTTTGCGCCGAACGGCCAGACGGCGTATGTCACGCTCCGCGACGAGAACGCGGTGGCCAGGATCGACGTCGCCACCCGGAAGGTCCTCGGGAAGGTGCGGGTGGGTCCCGGGCCGATTCAGCTCACCGTGACCCCGGACAACCGCTTCGTCCTGGCGGCCAACCAGGGCACCCCGGAGCGCCCCGGCCAGACCCTGTCGGTCATCGACGCTGCGAAGTTCAGCGTGGTGGCGGACGTCGCAACCGGTGCGGGTGCCCACGGCGTGACGGTGGACCCCACTGGGCGCTTCGCGTACGTCACCAACACTTACGCCAATACCCTCGCGGTGGTCGACCTGGCGACCCTCCGCACCGTCGCGCGGGTGCCGACCGGTGGGGGGCCGAACGGGGTGAGCTTCTCGACGCTCGCCCCGGCTCCGGGAGGCGTCCGTGACCTGGGCCTGGGTCAGATGGAGATGGCGCCAAGTCCCGGCGGAGAGGAACACGACAGCCACCACTGAAAGGGTGCCCACCGCCAACCCGTTGGTCCGGCCGCCTCGTTGTCTCCCTCCCGGACCCCAGAAACTCCAGGAGAAGCCATGATGCCCTCAAGATCAGGAAACTCCGCGCACTGCAACGCCTCGCCACCCAGGAAGGGCTGTTCGTGATGACGGCCCTCGACCACCGCGGGTCGCGGCAGCGCATGATCGACTCCCAGCACCCGGAGGCGGTGGTCGCCGCCCGCCTTACCGGGTACAAGCTGGACCTCAACCGTGCCCTGGCCCCGGTGTCCAGCACGGTGCTGCTGGACCCAGTCTACGGGGACAGGGCGGCGCAGGACATCGCCTCGGGTGCGTTACCCCGGGACAAGGGCCTGCTGGTCGGCGCGCAGGCCACCAAGTACAACGACGACCACGGAACGCGGCACACCGAGTTCCTCCCAGGCTGGAGCGTGCAGCGTGTCCCCCGGATGGGCGCGGACGCGGCGAAGCTGCTGGTGTCCTCCCGCCCTGGCCGGGAGGACGCGGCGGCGCTCCAGCGGGAGGTGGCCGAGTTTCCCACCGACCCACGCTTCGAGCAGGACGAGGGCCGCATGCGCGAGGCATCCAGCGCCCCACACGCCTTGCCGAGCGCACCGTGGATCCTGCTGTGGGGCGGCGTGCCCTTCGAGGTGCCCGCCTGCCAGGTGCAGATCGCGGCCCAGGACGGCGCGTCCGGCTTCCTGGCAAGACGCGCCGCGTGGCAGGAAACGATGGGTGCCTGGGATGGGCGTGCGCGCCAGCACTGGCTCGGCACAGTGGGGACCGGGCGGGTGCGCCAGCTCGCGGACCTGGCCGGGGCGTTCGGCCGTCCATCGTGGCGCAGGTGGGGGGCTGAGCCCGGCCGCCACGTGAGCGGCGATGAGCCTTGGTACGCCCGCTCCGGGGCCAAGGGCGCGGAAGTAGGTCCTGAACCTGTGGCTCCACACGCCCGACACACCTCGGGAGCCCCGGCAGCTGCTCGCCAGGTGGCCCGGACCTCCGGCCGCACACAGACGGGAAACCCGGTGTTCAGCGCAGCTTCAGCCGCAAGGCCGGGCCAGCTTGGCCCGGCTGCCCAGGCTGGATTCGGATGGCACGCTACCTCTGGTGTTCTGGAAAGGGAGGACAGCATGACTGTATCGACGGGGAAAGTTCGGGTGGCCGTCAACGGTTACGGCGTGATCGGCAAGCGCGTTGCGGACGCGGTCAGCGCGCAGGATGACATGGAACTCGTGGGCGTGGCAGACGTGGTATCGGACTACCGCATTCGTGTGGCGGTCGAGCGCGGGTACCCAGTGTACGCCAGCGTTCCGGAAAGGTCGGGCGAGATGCAGGCCGCCGGGGTGCCCGTGGCCGGAACGCTCCAGGAACTACTGGCGCAGGTGGAGGTGGTGGTGGACTGCGCCCCCAAGAAGGTCGCGGCTGCCAACCAGGCCGCGTACCGGGCGGCGGGCGTCAAGGCGATCTGGCAGGGGGGGGAGAAGCACGAACTGGCGGGGTACTCGTTCGTGGCGCAGGTGAATTACGCGGGGGCGCTGAACCGGGACTCCGCGCGGGTGGTGTCCTGCAACACCACCGCCCTCAGCCGGATCAGCCACGCCCTGCACGGACGCGGCCTGGCCAGACGCGTGCGGGCCGTACTGATGCGGTGCGCGACCGACCCGTGGGAATCGCACCGGAACGGCATGATCAACACGGCCATCCCGGAAACGAAGGTGCCCAGCCATCAGGGCCCGGACGCCCAGACGGTGATCCCGGGGCTGGACATCACCACCCTGGCCGGGGCGGGCCCCTACAACCTCAGCCACCTGCACTTCGCCATGATCGAGACGACGCGCCCGGTGGACGTGGACGAGCTGCGCGCGATTCTTCTGGACACGCCGCGCGTGGCGCTGGTGCGTGCGGCGGATGGCCTGGAGGCGCTCAACAGTGTGATGGAGTTGATGCGCGACCTCCGGCGCCCCCGCGGCGACATGTGGGAGGTGGCGGTGTGGGAGGACGCCCTGGCCAGCGACGGGCGCGAGGTGTACCTCACCTTCCAGGTGCACAACGAGGCCATCGTGATTCCCGAGAACGTGGACTGCATCCGTGCGCTCAGCGGCCTCGAACCCGACGCGGCGGTGTCCATCGCGAAGACCGACGCCAGTCTGGGCATCACCCGCCACTTTCTGCCCTCGACCCGGCCGCCGCACGTGACGCCGGGTGAAGGAACGCCCGCCGGTTTCAAGGGGGCTGAAGAGCCGACGGCCCCGGTGACGGATGAACAGGTCTTGGCAGCGGGGAGGCACCTGAATGCTGGCGATCCCCTACGCGAACGGGACACTGGGTTCTCCATGCTGGAGGTGGGACTTCTGCGACGGCGCTCTGGTTTCGTCTGCTCTCCACGAGTGCGCTCGCTGGGGCCAGCATGAGCGCGCCCGTCACGGGTTCGACGTGGGCTCTGCAACCGATGCCCAGATAAGCCACGTTGCACGAAGTCAAAGCACTTGGGCCGCAAGATCACGGTTCAGGACCAAGCTGCTTATGAGGCGTTGCGCACTCTGCGAATTCAGCAGCAATCGCTGGAATGGAAGGAACCGTGTCAGTCGCCGTTCGTGCCCATGGGGCACGAACCGATCGGTACCGCGGGAAGCCAAGTTGCGCGTTCAGGGCATGGCCGTTGCTGCGGGCATCAACTTGCGGCGCGTGTATGCATGGTGGCAGGGGGTGCCGAGAGCGACCACCCGCACAGCCCAGTTTGCCCGCCTGCCACTCCCCGCCTGACTTCGCCAACGCCTAATCCAGCCGTTACTTCAGGAAGTCCTGCTGGAGGTAGGCCGGGTTCGGGTAGGTGTAAAAGCCCTCACCCGTGGCGATGCCCAGCTTGCCCCGGTCGATGTACTGCTCCTTGAGGTACTGCGCCACCGCCCCGCGCCCCTCGTCGCCCTGAGCCGCCGCCGCCATGTTGATGTTGTACGGCGTCGTCAGGCCGATCACGTCCAGAATGGCAAAGGGTCCCCGTGGCGCACCGGTCGCCACCATCCAGGTCTTGTCCACCGTGTGTGGATCGGCGACCCCCTTCACGACCAGTTCCAGGGCTGCCCCCAGCAGCGGCACCAGCAAGGTATTGAGGATGTACCCTGGCTGCTCCTTGTGCAGCGGCAGCGCGACCATGCCGATGTCTTTGGCGAAAGCCACCACCTGATCGAATACGGCGTCGTCGGTTCTCGGGGTCCGCATGATCTCCGCCGTGTTGTTCACCCAGATCTGGTTGGCAAAGTGCAGGGCCAGGAACCGCTCGGGTCGCCCGGTGGCCTCCATCAGGTTACTGGGCAGCAGGGTCGAGGTGTTGGTCGCGAAGATGGTGTCCAGGTCGGCGATCGCGCCGAGCTTCTGGTAGAAGTCCCGCTTGAGGTCGATGACTTCCGGGATGGCCTCGATCACCAGCTCCACGCCGCGCACCGCCTCGCCCAGGTCGGTGAAAAACGACAGGCGGCCCTGCGCGGCCTGGGTCTGTTCGGGCGTGGCCTGGATGTCCTGCTGATACCGCTCCTGCAAGCCCTGCATCGTGGCCCTGGCCCGGGTGATGGCCTCGTCGTTGATGTCATAGACGCGCACGTCGAAGCCGTGGAAGGCGGTCTGAAAGGCGATTTGCGAACCCAGCACTCCACTGCCACACACCGCGACGGTCCTGATGGTCATGTTCAACACTCCTGGCTGCGGAGCAGCGAAGCAACAGCAGCCTTCCGTTCCGTTGCCTCTAAATCGTACCCCAGGCTCCCGGTCATGGGCCTCCGTCAGGGAAGCGATACCGTGGGCGAAGTCGAAAACAGGTGTGTTGTCGGAGGGTCGAGCTATCGGTCGGGTCCGTCAAACACCGGCCTCACCCAGCTTCCCCCGGACTTCGCCAACGGTATCGGGCAGCTGCGCCAGCTTGCAAAAGGACGAGACAAGAAGGTGGCCTGAGCAAAGCGCGGGAGGACGAGGACTGGCCGCGCTTTGCTGAGGCCGCTGCGCGTCCCAGGTCCAGGCGGGTGGTCATGTCGAGGCGAAAGATGCCATCCGGGTTGACGTGCTGATAGATCAGCGGCGTGCGCGCCCGCCAGTCGTACCGCTCGAACTGCGTGACCTTAACGCCCACCTGACGGGCGACGAACGCCACGGCGGCGTGGGGGACGTCCCTCGTGCGGGCCGGGAATCGGCCCTCGTGCTGGAAGGCCTTGAGCATCACCGCAAGGCCAAGGCGATTGGCCTCATGGCTGCCCGCGAGGAGAGCCTGCTCGGCAGGAAGGAGGGTCCAGTCGTCGATCAAGTCCTCAACGGTCCAGTGCTGCTGCATGGAGTCTCCTTGCAGGAGGGGTCACCCCAGGAATGGCGTGAAAACCAACGCTGGGCCAGAGTCAACGTGACATAGGCTCGTGGCAGGGTACCAGCCATGAACCAGGGTCTGCACTGGGGAAAGCCCCCTGACCGTTTAGCTTAGACCTTCCCGGAACGCCACGCCTTTGCCAGCCTCAGCTACAGTTTCTCCGCATGTTCAAATCCTGGTTGCCATCCTCATGACATCTGTACGTCTGTACAGATACCTTACAAGTGTATGCGTCCAGTGTCCTCAGCCATCGGTCTTTCCAGGACGCCGATCCTCACTTCCCGCGCCGTTCTCCGTCCTGGCCCTGGTGCCCGATGGGGTTCCCTGCACGGTCTGCTGAAGTGCACTGGAGCAGGCGAAGCTTCGAGGACTACACGCCCGGGAAGCACACCTTGAGGGCTGAGGTTCAAGGGGCCGCAGTCCACTCCGCTCCGGCCCTGCTGACGAAGGGGGCAGAGGCCTGCCCCTGGCCACTGGAAGGGCGCAACCCGTGAATTCGACTTCCCCTTCCCCTGGCCCTCACGCCCCGGTGACCCTGTGGCGACGCCTGCTGCCGCCCGTGCTCGCGGCTGCCCTCGCGGTGGTCCTGGGCGTGGCCCTGCTCAACCCAGCGCGCGGCACAACCAGCGGCGGCCCGCTCGTCGGAAAGCCAGCCCCCGCCTTCGCCCTCCAGAGCCTAGACGGTGCGCCGGTTGGGTTGGCGGACCTGCGTGGTCGGCCCGTCGTGCTGAACTTCTGGGCGTCGTGGTGTACCCCGTGCCGCGAGGAAGCGCCCCTGTTCCGTGAACTCAGCGAACGGCAGGAGGCCAGCCAGGGCCTCGCCGTGATCGGCATCCTCTTCCAGGAGACCAAAGAACAGAACGCCCGCGACTTCATTCGTGAATTCGCCCTCGCGTATCCCAGCCTGCGTGACCCCCAGTCCAGAACCGCGATCAACTACGGCGTAGGCGGCATTCCCGAGACGTTCTTCATCGACAGGGCAGGCGTGGTTCAGCACCTGGACCGGGGCGGCCTGAACCGCGAGCGGCTGAACGTCGGGCTGGACAAGATCGGGGTGGGCAGGCTGTGAGCGATGGCCTGGGCCCGGCCGCCCCCCTGGCGGGCAGGAGAGCAATCTCGTGTCCTGGACAGCTTTCCCGAACTGTGTCTCCGACCTGACGCCCGGGCTGCTCGCGGGTCTCGCCCCGCCTGCCCCGGCCGAGGACCTCCGGGCCCTGACCGCGGCGCTGAACAGCCCGCCTCCCAACGACGTCCATCAGGTGCTCGCCACCCACAACGGGCAACGGGCCGGGCACCGCCTGCTGTTTGGCCTGAAACCGATGAGTGCGCACGGCATCACCCACCATCGCCAGAGCGTCGCCCGCCTCCTGGAACGTGAGGGGCCTGTGCCGGTGACGAATCTGGACGGGCGCGCGCAGGCGTACGAACCGAATCCGCACCACGTCCCGCTGTTCACGGACAACACCGGGAATTTTCCCGGCTTCTCTCTGGCCCCAGTGGCGTCGGGCGTGTGGGGCCAGGTCGTCGTCTTCGGACTGGACATCCCCTGTCCCCGGGTGGTCGCCAACTCGTTTCACACGCTTTTTGAGGAGCTGAGCGCCGAACTCCGGCAGGGGAACTTTCTGATCCAGGAAGTGGGAGGGTACGTCTCCATGAAGCCTGGGAACGGCTCGGCCCTGTCACAGATCCTGCCGTAAGTGTGGGGGAGGTGGACTCGCCCACCAGCCCTGCTCCGGTCCTTGCCCCAGGCGGATGCACGCTCCCCAAGGTTTCAACGGCCGTCCGGGTGTGTCTGAGGACCAACGCCCTCTCCTGGGCGAGACTGATCGTGCTCCCTTCTTGCCGGGCGATACCCCGTCCACGTGATGCCCGACTCAACCTGAGCCTTCCATTCAGCGGGCAGGACCCGCCGGTGTGACGTCCCCGGTCGGCGCCTCCTGGAGAGGCGGAGCATCCAGCCGCCGGTCCCAGGCGCTGAGCAGACCGAGCAGGAGCAAGGCCAGCAGCAACCCCAGGGCGGCACGCCTTCCAGTGGAGGTGTTGGACTGAGGCATGGGTGTCCCCCTCAAGGCGTGCCGTCAGGGTGAGAAGAACCCTGGCACGCCGACAGCGCGCCCCGATGGCGAGAATTGGTAGCGCAGCAGGCGGTGCAGCCGCCGCAGCGCTGGGACCTGCCGCAGCACCCGACAAGCGGTCCGCTCCACCCTGGGCAGCCGCGCGAATCCCGGGAGACCCAGCAGGCCAACGTCGTCAAGGAGGTGGAAGCCTGGCCTCCAGGCTTCCACCTCCCGGGGGTTTTCCAGGCCCCAGCGCAAGGTGGCGCCGGACGCGTGTAGGGCCGGGTGCCGCGCGCCCCAGCCCACCCCCAGCGGGCTGAGGGCGTCGAACACCAGCTCCCCCGAAGGAAACGCCCCACCCAGCCGCGTGAGCAGCGCGCGCACCTCGGCCTCCGGCAGGTACATCAACAACCCCTCCGCGACCACCAGCACCGGGCGATCTGCGGGGACCGACCGCAGCCACCCTGCGTCCGTCACCGAGGCGGTGATCATCTGGTAGCTCGGTCCCTCCTCGCGGGGGTAGGCGACCCGACGCAGCGCGATCACGTCCGGCAGATCGAGGTCGAACCAGCGCACGCCGGGAGGGGGGTTTACCCGGTCCACCCGCCCGTCCAGACCGCAGCCCAGATGAAGCACAGTGGCCGCCGGGTGCCGCGCGAGGAAGGCCATCGTCCACCCGTCGAGGTGCCGGGCACGCAGGGCCAGCCCGAAGGCGTCGCCGCGCGGGGCAGGCAGGGGCGGGGCGGCCTGCCCCAGACGAAGCAACGCCTGGGCCGCCGTCTCGTCGCGTAGGATCGGGTCGGGCCACGCATTCTGACGCGCCCTGACGACGAGCGGGATCAGCAAGGTCGCCTGCTCCGGGGTCAGCCAGACCGGCCTGCTCAGCGCCACAGCGCCCACCCCAGGATGGCGAGACCCGCGAGCACCCGGTACACCGCGAAGGCCCGGAAGTTGTGCCGGGAGACATAGCGCAGCAGCCAGCCCACGGCCAGCAGCGCCGTGACAAAGGACACGGCCAGCCCGACAGCGAGTGGACCGAGCTGCGCCGCGCCCAGCACCTCCCGGCCCTTGACCAGGGCATACAGGGTCGCCAGGCCGAGGGTCGGGATCGACAGGTAGAACGAGAAGGCCGTGGCGGTCGGCCGGTCGAGGCCGGTGAGCAGGCCGCCGATGATGCTCGACGCGCTGCGCGAGACGCCCGGCACCAGGGCAAGACACTGCGCGCACCCCACCACCAGGGCCTGACGCTGGCTCACCTGGGTCAGGCCCTGCGTGGTGGCCGCCACAGGCCGCCCTTCGATCACCCACAGCGCGATGCCTCCAAGAATCAGGGAGATCGCCACGGTGACCGGGGAGAAGAGGTAACGGGTGATCAGGTCACTGAACAGGAAGCCCAGGACCGCCGCTGGCACAAAGGCCAGGGCGACGCCCAGCCATAAGCGGCGCGCGTCCACGCTTGTGGGCAGGGCGCGGGCCTGGCCGACCAGATCGCGCCAGTAGTACACGATCACTGCCAGGACCGCCCCAAGCTGAATGACGATCTCGAAGGTGCCACCCGAGTTACGAAACCCCAGCAGGTCGGCGGTGACGATCAGGTGGCCGGTGGAGGACACTGGCAGGAACTCGGTGATGCCCTCGACCAGACCCAGGAGGGCGGCTGCGATGGTGTCGTTCAAGAGAAGTCCTTGGGAAAAGACGAGGGCGGAACGGTCGCCTGATGCGGCCCCGTCCTCACATGACCCGGGCATGCGCCAGCATGTCCGCAATCAGCCGCGTGGTGTGGTCGTTCGCCAGCCGGTAATACGCGATCCGCCCCACCTTCCTGAAGGTCACCAGGCCCAACGCGCGCAGGTGGCGCAGCTGGTGACTCATGGTGGACTCGTTGATGCCCGCGATCACCGCCAAGTCGCACACGCACAGCTCCTCCAGGGCGAGGGCCGAGAGGATACGCAGCCGAGTGGGGTCCGACACCACCTTGGTCAGGCTGGTCGCACGCTCGATCAGCGCGTCATCCGGCAGGGCCGCCTCCACCCGCGCCACCGCCTCCGGGTGGACACAGTGGACCTCGCAGTCCGCGGCGCGGTCAGTCTTCACGTCAGGGGTCGTGGTCATACTCCATTCTCCCGCAGAGCGGCCTCCAGCAGGGGGCGCTGGTCGTCGAAGGTGCCGTAGAAGGCCTGCTCGCCGATCACGGTCACCGGGGCGATGCGGACGTTCGCCCGAGCCTGCATCTCCGCCAGGGCAGCGGGGTCCTCGCGGACGTTCTTCTCGGTGAACGGCACGCCACGGCTTCCCAGGAAGCGTTTGACGGCCTCGCACGACGAGCAGTTGGGGACGGTGTAGACGGTCACGGTCGGGGGCATGGGACACCTCGGAAGGAAAGGAAGTGAGGGAGCAGGGAGGGCGTGTCCGGCATCAAGCCTCCGACCGGGCATGTTCCGCCGCCTCGGCCGCTTCGGACAGGATCTCCCGGCCCCCGTTGGCGGCAATGGCCGACACGACCAGGCCGAGGATCAGGTCCGGCAGATTCGAGTCCCACCACAGCACCAGCGCTCCGGACAACACGATGGCCAGGTTCACGAGCGAGTCGTTGCTGGTGAAGATGGCCGACGCCTTGAAGTTGACGTCCTCGCCCTGGTGGCGCTTCAGGAGGTGCAAGCAGACCAGGTTCAGCGCCGCGTTGACGGCGGCCATGGCCATCATCGCGGGGCCGATGGGCTCCTCACCCCCGAAGAACCGGCGCAGCACCTCCACCAACAGCAGCACCGCGAGGCCGATCAGGAGCCAGCCCGACAGGCGGGCGGCGCGGACCTTGATGGTGGCGGCGCGGCCCACCGCGTAGAGGCTGACGCCGTAGACAGACGCATCGGCCAGGTTGTCGAGGGCCGCGCCGATCAGGGCTGTGGAGGACGCCCAGACGCCGACACCCGCGCCCGCCAGGGCTTGCCCGAGGTTGATCAGCAGCACCAGCCACAGGATGCGGCGGTCGGCCGCTTGGCTGGCGTCGAGGTGATGTGCGTCGTCGTCTGTCCGGGAGTCACTCACTGGAGATCACCTTTCTGATGGCAAGCGTTGAGGGTGAAGGCGCTGTGGGTTGCGAAGGTCATACCTGTACCGGGGAGGGGGGCGTGGTCGTTGCTGTGAAGGCGAGGGCTGTGGTGGGCAGCCGCTCACGCGCCGGGCTTGAAGCGCAGCAGGCGCAGGGCGTTGG is part of the Deinococcus sp. YIM 134068 genome and harbors:
- a CDS encoding DUF4158 domain-containing protein; the encoded protein is MQQHWTVEDLIDDWTLLPAEQALLAGSHEANRLGLAVMLKAFQHEGRFPARTRDVPHAAVAFVARQVGVKVTQFERYDWRARTPLIYQHVNPDGIFRLDMTTRLDLGRAAASAKRGQSSSSRALLRPPSCLVLLQAGAAARYRWRSPGEAG
- a CDS encoding WD40/YVTN/BNR-like repeat-containing protein produces the protein MTTNARHWCRAALPVALLTAAVLGGALWWQTQGTPAQAAGRLSGDFHALRVLPDGRLLYGEHAGVSVSADGGRTWGAANGAGDAMSLVPAMPGTLVMAGHDVLKVSRDGGQTWQETGFGNLPGTDIHGFVTLPSRPSVWYANIAGQGLYRAENGQDWRFVSPATAGAMALAAGLGEIPRLYALSMGEGLTVSDGGTTWRRAGAAPRAAGSGLDVHPVSGNVYLAGPAGVARSEDRGASWTNLGLPEGALLVTTDPRDETRLYAAGESGAVYRSADGGKTWSQ
- a CDS encoding type II glyceraldehyde-3-phosphate dehydrogenase, producing MTVSTGKVRVAVNGYGVIGKRVADAVSAQDDMELVGVADVVSDYRIRVAVERGYPVYASVPERSGEMQAAGVPVAGTLQELLAQVEVVVDCAPKKVAAANQAAYRAAGVKAIWQGGEKHELAGYSFVAQVNYAGALNRDSARVVSCNTTALSRISHALHGRGLARRVRAVLMRCATDPWESHRNGMINTAIPETKVPSHQGPDAQTVIPGLDITTLAGAGPYNLSHLHFAMIETTRPVDVDELRAILLDTPRVALVRAADGLEALNSVMELMRDLRRPRGDMWEVAVWEDALASDGREVYLTFQVHNEAIVIPENVDCIRALSGLEPDAAVSIAKTDASLGITRHFLPSTRPPHVTPGEGTPAGFKGAEEPTAPVTDEQVLAAGRHLNAGDPLRERDTGFSMLEVGLLRRRSGFVCSPRVRSLGPA
- a CDS encoding urease accessory protein UreH domain-containing protein produces the protein MTPRWQLAAAGTLVAALLLAWPAAFPVLREVALDLYRLSGTLNAALAGPVTALRARTGASLLTPFLLGLLAATAPCQLSTGAATLAYVARDGHAGGVWPRSLAFVGARVLVYLVLGAVAVYAFGGSMTASGHFFTGVRRVLGPLMFLVGLVMVGVVRLRFTLGTRLAGRLEERARVGRGTLGAFLLGLALSLAFCPTLFLLYFGLTLPLMLTAPLGALYPVAFVLGMTLPLLVLVAFLPGASASEQQTYVGGLGRVHQLATPLAGAVFVLAGLYDTFVSWLL
- a CDS encoding TlpA family protein disulfide reductase, producing the protein MNSTSPSPGPHAPVTLWRRLLPPVLAAALAVVLGVALLNPARGTTSGGPLVGKPAPAFALQSLDGAPVGLADLRGRPVVLNFWASWCTPCREEAPLFRELSERQEASQGLAVIGILFQETKEQNARDFIREFALAYPSLRDPQSRTAINYGVGGIPETFFIDRAGVVQHLDRGGLNRERLNVGLDKIGVGRL
- a CDS encoding class I SAM-dependent methyltransferase, which codes for MALSRPVWLTPEQATLLIPLVVRARQNAWPDPILRDETAAQALLRLGQAAPPLPAPRGDAFGLALRARHLDGWTMAFLARHPAATVLHLGCGLDGRVDRVNPPPGVRWFDLDLPDVIALRRVAYPREEGPSYQMITASVTDAGWLRSVPADRPVLVVAEGLLMYLPEAEVRALLTRLGGAFPSGELVFDALSPLGVGWGARHPALHASGATLRWGLENPREVEAWRPGFHLLDDVGLLGLPGFARLPRVERTACRVLRQVPALRRLHRLLRYQFSPSGRAVGVPGFFSP
- a CDS encoding YVTN family beta-propeller repeat protein, with product MSTRMLQVVPLLGLFLGVSTATTLGGGGAPNVRGSVWVANETTGSLTVIDAATRRVQATLSGVPSPHNVQLAPDGKSVWAVLGEQGRAVKIDAASYRLLGSVPTGASPAHVIVSPDGKRAYVTNGEDGTVTIIDAATLQPLATVKVGAHPHGLRPSPDGRWVLVANTGGNSVSWIDARTSRTVAELPVGRAPAQVAFAPNGQTAYVTLRDENAVARIDVATRKVLGKVRVGPGPIQLTVTPDNRFVLAANQGTPERPGQTLSVIDAAKFSVVADVATGAGAHGVTVDPTGRFAYVTNTYANTLAVVDLATLRTVARVPTGGGPNGVSFSTLAPAPGGVRDLGLGQMEMAPSPGGEEHDSHH
- a CDS encoding 3-hydroxyacyl-CoA dehydrogenase, encoding MTIRTVAVCGSGVLGSQIAFQTAFHGFDVRVYDINDEAITRARATMQGLQERYQQDIQATPEQTQAAQGRLSFFTDLGEAVRGVELVIEAIPEVIDLKRDFYQKLGAIADLDTIFATNTSTLLPSNLMEATGRPERFLALHFANQIWVNNTAEIMRTPRTDDAVFDQVVAFAKDIGMVALPLHKEQPGYILNTLLVPLLGAALELVVKGVADPHTVDKTWMVATGAPRGPFAILDVIGLTTPYNINMAAAAQGDEGRGAVAQYLKEQYIDRGKLGIATGEGFYTYPNPAYLQQDFLK
- a CDS encoding SMI1/KNR4 family protein, producing MSWTAFPNCVSDLTPGLLAGLAPPAPAEDLRALTAALNSPPPNDVHQVLATHNGQRAGHRLLFGLKPMSAHGITHHRQSVARLLEREGPVPVTNLDGRAQAYEPNPHHVPLFTDNTGNFPGFSLAPVASGVWGQVVVFGLDIPCPRVVANSFHTLFEELSAELRQGNFLIQEVGGYVSMKPGNGSALSQILP